The Pyrus communis chromosome 9, drPyrComm1.1, whole genome shotgun sequence genome has a segment encoding these proteins:
- the LOC137744860 gene encoding pentatricopeptide repeat-containing protein At5g02830, chloroplastic: MREFIILSYFSSSSSSIATLPNPHAANNHHSTRPYKDNTNKPLSLPPSKSSPPISTLHSRPPPLSAVRWDPNKTHLCYFADLASKLARDGRLQDFAMIVESVVLSGVRGSEFTAALRVELVAKGISGFLKEGKVGGVVDVLSKVDELGVPPLKLFDGYAMELLGRQCRRLLKCRQVQELVELMEILQGFHFPIKELLEPYEVIKVCVDKRCPKLAIRYACIFPHAHILFCNIINEFGKRRALESALTAYEASKENLSGSNMYVYRTIIDVCGLCKDYMKSRYIYEDLLKQKVTPNIYVFNSLMNVNAHDLTYTFHVYRNMKNLGVRADMACYNILLKICCLAGRVDLAQDIYREVQHLESTGVLKLDVFTYSTIVKVFSDAKLWHMALKVKEDMLSAGVTPNTVTWSSLISACANAGLVEKAIQLFEEMLLAGSEPNSQCFNILLHACVEACQYDRAFRLFQSLKSKNYKGLSFKPTTTTYNTMMKACGTDYYHAQALMDEMRTIGLYPNQISWSILADICGSSGNVKGALQILTNMRAGGMKPDVVAYTTAIKVCVESGNLELALSLFAEMKKYQIRPNFVTYNTILRARSRYGSVSEVQQCVAIYRDMRNAGYKSNDRFLEQLIEEWCEGVIQDSNAKQGEFSSHDKTDIGRPGSLLLEKVAEHLQKHTAETLAVDLQGLTKVEARIVLLAVLRMIKENYSSGHSVKEDMLIVVGVHDVDGGSTTQNLEVKDAITKLLRDELGLKVLATGPKTGLDTTIEPENITDSDQESEEMTIRTELTTDLTYSTRRPVALERLKVTRGSLLQWLRKRSAPRR; the protein is encoded by the exons ATGAGGGAGTTCATAATCCTCAGCtacttctcttcttcttcttcctccattgcCACTCTTCCGAATCCCCATGCCGCCAACAACCACCACTCCACCAGACCTTACAAAGACAACACCAACAAACCCTtatccctccctccctccaaaTCCTCCCCTCCAATCTCCACCCTCCATTCCCGCCCCCCTCCCCTCTCCGCCGTCCGCTGGGACCCCAACAAAACCCACCTCTGCTACTTCGCCGACCTCGCCTCAAAACTCGCCCGCGATGGAAGGCTCCAGGATTTCGCCATGATTGTCGAAAGCGTCGTGCTTTCGGGCGTCAGGGGATCAGAGTTCACGGCAGCGCTCAGGGTTGAGCTGGTGGCGAAGGGCATTTCGGGGTTTTTGAAAGAGGGGAAGGTGGGGGGCGTTGTTGATGTGCTGAGTAAGGTTGATGAGCTCGGGGTTCCGCCGTTGAAGCTGTTTGATGGGTACGCTATGGAGTTGCTGGGGAGACAGTGTCGCCGGCTTTTGAAATGTAGGCAAGTGCAGGAACTTGTTGAGCTCATGGAGATTCTTCAAG GTTTTCATTTCCCGATCAAAGAACTGCTGGAGCCATATGAAGTTATCAAAGTTTGTGTTGATAAACGCTGCCCGAAATTGGCAATAAG GTATGCTTGTATTTTTCCACATGCGCATATTTTATTCTGCAACATTATAAATGAATTTGGAAAGAGAAGGGCGTTGGAGTCTGCTTTGACAGCATATGAAGCATCCAAGGAAAACCTGAGTGGTTCTAATATGTATGTCTATCGCACAATAATTGATGTATGTGGCCTCTGCAAAGACTACATGAAATCTAGGTACATCTATGAG GACTTGCTCAAACAGAAGGTCACTCCGAATATTTATGTTTTCAACAGTCTCATGAATGTGAACGCACATGATTTGACCTACACATTCCATGTTTACAGGAATATGAAG AATCTTGGCGTCAGAGCAGATATGGCATGTTATAATATCCTCTTAAAGATATGTTGTCTTGCTGGGCGAGTTGATTTGGCACAGGATATTTACAGAGAAGTACAGCATTTGGAATCAACGGGAGTGTTGAAGTTGGATGTCTTCACGTACAGCACTATTGTAAAG GTCTTTTCAGATGCAAAATTGTGGCACATGGCTCTAAAAGTCAAAGAAGACATGCTATCTGCAGGTGTAACGCCTAATACAGTTACATGGTCGTCATTGATCAGTGCCTGTGCAAATGCAGGTCTTGTTGAGAAGGCAATTCAATTGTTTGAAGAGATGCTTCTGGCTGGCTCTGAACCTAATTCGCAGTGTTTTAACATCCTTCTACATGCTTGCGTCGAGGCTTGCCAGTACGATAGGGCTTTTCGGCTTTTCCAGTCTTTGAAGAGCAAAAACTACAAAG GGCTTTCTTTCAAACCCACAACTACGACGTACAATACTATGATGAAGGCCTGTGGTACTGACTACTACCATGCACAAGCACTAATGGATGAGATGAGAACAATAGGTCTTTATCCTAATCAAATAAGCTGGTCGATTTTGGCTGATATCTGCGGAAGCTCAGGAAATGTCAAGGGTGCTTTGCAG ATTTTGACAAATATGCGTGCAGGTGGGATGAAACCTGATGTTGTTGCATATACAACAGCTATTAAG GTCTGTGTGGAAAGTGGAAATTTGGAGCTAGCATTGTCGCTGTTTGCAGAAATGAAAAAATATCAGATACGCCCAAATTTT GTGACATATAATACAATTCTGAGGGCTCGTAGTAGATACGGTTCTGTGAGCGAAGTGCAACAATGCGTGGCTATATACCGGGACATGCGGAATGCGGG TTACAAATCTAATGATCGTTTCCTAGAGCAACTGATTGAGGAGTGGTGTGAAGGAGTTATACAAGACAGCAATGCCAAACAAGGAGAGTTCAGTTCCCACGACAAAACTGACATAGGGAGACCTGGAAGTCTGCTGCTTGAAAAAGTTGCAGAACACTTGCAAAAGCATACTGCCGAAACCTTAGCAGTTGACCTTCAAGGACTGACAAAG GTTGAAGCTCGGATTGTTCTTCTTGCAGTTCTACGAATGATCAAAGAGAACTACAGCTCAG GGCATTCAGTAAAAGAAGACATGCTGATTGTTGTAGGAGTCCACGATGTTGATGGAGGCTCAACTACACAGAATTTAGAGGTGAAAGATGCAATAACGAAACTTCTGCGGGATGAATTGGGGCTCAAGGTTCTTGCAACAGGACCTAAAACGGGACTTGATACGACAATAGAACCGGAGAACATTACTGATTCAGATCAAGAGTCAGAAGAGATGACAATTAGGACCGAATTAACGACTGACTTGACATATTCCACCAGACGACCCGTTGCACTGGAAAGGCTAAAGGTAACCAGGGGATCGTTGCTACAGTGGCTGCGGAAAAGAAGTGCCCCTAGAAGGTGA